A single genomic interval of Stenotrophomonas sp. ZAC14D1_NAIMI4_1 harbors:
- a CDS encoding DUF885 domain-containing protein — MRPHLLALALVAALAGCQPADAPTNGSTPAASQQAGDAAVDAAFADLSKRALDTWMQLSPVSATQIGDHRYDSEIDDLSAAGQQKTVDAYKGLLAELDKIDVAKLGRENQVDAAILRNQLQSEIWNSEVLQSGKWDPQLYNGLAGSALYGLMAREFAPLSDRLKSATARMEKLPAIFAQARENLDPARVPKIHAETVAKQNKGILSIVDTFITPHIGELPQADQQRLQAAIDGLKKAVDEQQAWLDKTLVPNAKGDFRIGAEKYDQKLKFALNSSLSRQEIGERARAELKRVREDMYGIAQTVLKDKPGAPEMPAQPTDEQQQKAIEAALELAYADKPARDKVVDDAKAALEQSTAFVREHDLMTLPDAPVDIILMPEFQRGVAVAYCDSPGPLDKNLKTFYAVSPIPDDWSDKQVDSFLREYNSRMIHLLSIHEGTPGHYLEGWHSAKFPSTLRAVLRSGLFAEGWAVYTERMMQEQGYLDNDPLFHLVQLKFYLRTISNAILDQGVHVDNWDREKAMHLMTHDAFQQESEASGKWVRAQLTSAQLPTYFVGAQEHFDTRKAMQDKLGDKFNLKAYHDQMLSYGAPPVRFARQLMLDQPIE, encoded by the coding sequence ATGCGCCCGCATCTCCTTGCCCTTGCCCTGGTCGCTGCCCTGGCCGGTTGCCAGCCGGCCGACGCCCCGACCAACGGTTCCACCCCGGCCGCCAGCCAGCAGGCCGGCGACGCCGCGGTCGATGCCGCCTTCGCCGACCTGTCCAAGCGTGCGCTGGACACCTGGATGCAGCTGTCCCCGGTCAGCGCCACGCAGATCGGCGACCACCGCTATGACAGCGAGATCGACGACCTGAGCGCGGCCGGCCAGCAGAAGACCGTGGACGCGTACAAGGGCCTGCTCGCCGAGCTGGACAAGATCGACGTGGCCAAGCTGGGCCGCGAGAACCAGGTCGACGCGGCGATCCTGCGCAACCAGCTGCAGTCGGAAATCTGGAACAGCGAGGTGCTGCAGTCCGGCAAGTGGGACCCGCAGCTCTACAACGGCCTGGCCGGCAGCGCCCTGTACGGCCTGATGGCCCGTGAGTTCGCACCGCTGTCCGACCGCCTGAAGTCGGCCACCGCGCGCATGGAAAAGCTGCCGGCGATCTTCGCCCAGGCCCGCGAGAACCTCGACCCGGCACGCGTGCCGAAGATCCACGCCGAGACGGTGGCCAAGCAGAACAAGGGCATCCTCAGCATCGTCGATACCTTCATCACCCCGCATATCGGCGAACTGCCGCAGGCCGACCAGCAACGCCTGCAGGCGGCCATCGACGGCCTGAAGAAGGCAGTGGACGAACAGCAGGCCTGGCTGGACAAGACCCTGGTGCCGAACGCCAAGGGTGACTTCCGCATCGGTGCGGAAAAGTACGACCAAAAGCTGAAGTTCGCGCTGAATTCCTCGCTGTCGCGCCAGGAGATCGGCGAGCGTGCACGCGCCGAACTCAAGCGCGTGCGCGAGGACATGTATGGCATCGCGCAGACCGTGCTGAAGGACAAGCCGGGCGCACCGGAGATGCCGGCGCAGCCGACCGACGAGCAGCAGCAGAAGGCCATCGAGGCCGCGCTGGAGCTGGCGTACGCCGACAAGCCGGCGCGCGACAAGGTGGTGGACGATGCCAAGGCCGCGCTGGAGCAGTCCACCGCGTTCGTGCGCGAACACGACCTGATGACCCTGCCCGATGCGCCGGTGGACATCATCCTGATGCCCGAATTCCAGCGCGGCGTGGCCGTGGCCTACTGCGATTCGCCGGGCCCGCTGGACAAGAACCTGAAGACCTTCTACGCCGTCTCGCCGATTCCGGACGACTGGAGCGACAAGCAGGTCGATTCGTTCCTGCGTGAGTACAACTCGCGCATGATCCACCTGCTGAGCATCCACGAAGGCACGCCGGGTCATTACCTGGAAGGCTGGCACTCGGCCAAGTTCCCGTCGACCCTGCGTGCGGTGCTGCGTTCGGGCCTGTTCGCCGAAGGCTGGGCGGTCTACACCGAGCGCATGATGCAGGAGCAGGGTTACCTCGACAACGACCCGCTGTTCCACCTGGTGCAGCTGAAGTTCTACCTGCGCACGATCTCCAACGCGATCCTCGACCAGGGCGTGCACGTGGACAACTGGGATCGCGAGAAGGCGATGCATCTGATGACCCACGACGCGTTCCAGCAGGAAAGCGAAGCCTCGGGCAAGTGGGTGCGCGCGCAGCTGACCTCGGCGCAGCTGCCGACCTACTTCGTCGGTGCACAGGAACACTTCGACACCCGCAAGGCGATGCAGGACAAGCTGGGCGACAAGTTCAACCTGAAGGCCTACCACGACCAGATGCTGTCCTACGGCGCGCCGCCGGTGCGCTTCGCACGGCAGCTGATGCTGGACCAGCCGATCGAGTGA
- a CDS encoding DUF4349 domain-containing protein, translating to MIALLALVVLGGTSCANKERVPGGGAPAPMAAIKQGEGQFLAYTHEVRVELDGERIGPRLQALAESCQKAQFGDCTLLEMSEGDYTPRPDVLRHEARIRVRLAPDGVGPFIALAGRDGHVANRSTDAEDLAEQVADTRRTQDRLQREYEKLSVMQQRADVKVADLLAISQRMSEIEAGLEAANREAAQQRRRIDTQLVTVQLEPPSGETGRSEIGAAVRDFGGVFTSSVAFVIRAVAALVPVGVVLWLLGWVGLALWRRRRRKA from the coding sequence ATGATCGCGCTGTTGGCACTGGTGGTCCTGGGAGGCACCAGCTGCGCCAACAAGGAGCGCGTACCCGGTGGTGGCGCGCCCGCACCCATGGCCGCGATCAAGCAGGGCGAGGGTCAGTTCCTGGCCTACACCCACGAGGTCCGCGTTGAACTGGACGGCGAACGCATCGGCCCGCGCCTGCAGGCCCTGGCGGAGTCCTGCCAGAAGGCCCAGTTTGGTGACTGCACGCTGCTGGAGATGAGCGAAGGCGATTACACGCCACGCCCCGACGTGCTGCGTCACGAGGCGCGCATCCGCGTCCGTCTCGCGCCCGACGGGGTGGGGCCGTTCATTGCACTGGCCGGCCGCGACGGGCACGTTGCCAACCGGTCCACCGATGCGGAAGACCTTGCCGAGCAGGTGGCCGACACCCGCCGCACGCAGGACCGCCTGCAGCGCGAATACGAAAAGCTGTCGGTGATGCAGCAGCGGGCCGACGTCAAGGTGGCCGACCTGCTGGCCATCTCGCAGCGCATGTCGGAAATCGAGGCCGGCCTGGAAGCCGCCAACCGCGAAGCCGCACAGCAGCGCCGCCGCATCGATACCCAGCTGGTGACCGTGCAGCTGGAACCGCCGTCAGGCGAAACCGGGCGCAGCGAGATCGGCGCCGCGGTACGCGACTTCGGCGGCGTGTTCACCAGCAGCGTGGCCTTCGTCATCCGCGCTGTTGCGGCACTGGTGCCCGTGGGCGTGGTGCTGTGGCTGCTGGGCTGGGTGGGGCTGGCACTGTGGCGCAGGCGGCGCCGCAAGGCGTAA